The genomic window TCTACTGCGAAGCCGCCGGCTATGGCCGCACCGGCGATGCCTACCACATCACCGCCCCGGCGGAAGAGGCTGTTCAGGCCGGCCGCGGCATGTCGCTCGCCATCAAGGATGCCGGGCTTTCTCCGGCCGATATCGACTACATCAACGCGCACGGCACCTCCACGCCGTATAACGACAAGGGCGAAACCCTTGCCATCAAGCGCGCATTGGGCGAAGAGCTTGCCTACAAAGTGGCGGTCAGCTCCACCAAGTCGATGACCGGTCACATGCTCGGCGCGGCCGGCGGTGTTGAAGCGGCCATCATGGCGCTCGCCATCCGCGATGGCATTGCCCCGCCAACCATCAACTACACCACGCCCGATCCCGAATGCGATCTGGACTACGTCCCGAACGTCGCGCGCGAGATGCAAATCAACGCCGCGCTCAGCAACTCGCTCGGCTTCGGTGGCCACAACGCCACGCTGTGCTTCAAGAAATACTAGCGGCGGGCCATATCGGCAACGCAAAGGCATCCCGTTCCGGCGGGGTGCCTTTTGCTTTTTACAGCTTTCAATGGAAAGGCGAAAACGGCATCGTTCAGAACTTATGAGAAACTTAGAAGACAAGATTTTGACGAAGGCCGAAATGCTGGCCGAGCGGGCAAGGCTAAAGGAGCAGGGGACGGTGGTTTCGTTTACCAACGGCTGTTTCGATATTTTGCATCCCGGCCATGTGACCTATCTCCAGTTTGCGCGGCAGCAGGGCGATGTACTGGTGCTGGGCATGAATTCCGATGCCTCGGTGAAGCGTAACAAGGGCGACGACCGCCCGATTGTCTGCGAGGAAGACCGGGCAAGCGTGGTCGCCGCGTTGGAGTGCATCGACTATGTGGTGCTGTTCGACGAAGACGAACCGCGCGAGCTCATCGCCGAGCTGCTACCCGATGTGCTGGTGAAGGGCGAGGATTGGGCGCACTATGTTTCCGGTCGCGAGGAGGTCGAGGCCGCCGGCGGCAAGGTGGTGTTGGCGAAGATGGTTGAAGGTCGCTCCACCACCAATGTGATCGGCAGGATTTTGGAAGTGTATGGGAAGGAAGCTAATCAGCAGGGTTGAACTATGATTGCCCGAGAGCAGGTGTTGGATTCGTTAAGAAGCTTTAAGGAAGAGGCCGGGGTTCGGTTTGGAATCGAGTCGCTGGGCATCTTTGGTTCGGTTGCAAGGGGGCTGGTCGCCGATGATAGCGATGTGGATGTTGTTGTGAAGCTTGCAACTCCTAATCTCTTCACGTTGTCGCGTCTGCGCATCGAGCTGGAGGATCGGATCGGTCAGCATGTGGATTTGGTGAGCTATCGATCAAGGATGAACTCATTTCTGAAAGAGCGCATTGATCAAGAGGCCTGCTATGTCTGATCCTAAACTTGTGCTTGAGATCCTTGCGCAAATTGAAGGTGCCGCTCTTCGGGTCGAGCGGCGTTTTTCGAAAGTGGATTCTGCGGACGTCTTTCTTGATTCGGAGGAGGGGTTGGAGCGGTTGGATGCCATCTGCATGCAGTTGATTGCGATTGGCGAAAGCTTGAAGAATCTTGATAAAGTTACCGGACGGGAACTCCTGCCGATGTATCCAGAGGTGGAGTGGAAAGGTGCGATGGGGATTCGGGATATCATTACCCACCACTATTTCGACCTGGACGCCGAGGCGGTGTTCGATGCTTGTGAGAGCGATATCCCTGTGCTGGTTAAAACGATTCAGAGGATGCGGAAGGATTTGGAGGAATAGGATGGCTATTAAATATATTGTAACGGGCGGGGCCGGGTTTATCGGCAGCAACATTGTCAAGGAGCTGAATGCGCGGGGCGAGGACGATATCCTGATCGTCGATTCGCTGGGCATTGGCGAAAAATGGAAGAATCTGGTTGGCCTGAAATACGAGGACTACCTCGACAAGGGCGACCTGTTCACGGTGCTGGCGGATGGTCTGCTGGCGGATGTGGAGGCGGTCTACCACCTGGGTGCGTGCAGCGCGACAACGGAAAAGGATGCCGACTATCTGGCCGAAAACAACTATGGCTACACCCGCGCGCTGTGCGAGGAGTGCCTGGCGCACGGTGTCCGCTTTGTCTATGCCTCGAGTGCGGCGACCTATGGCGACGGCAACCTGGGCTATTCGGATGCCGACGAGGAGACGCCGAAATACAAGCCGCTGAACATGTATGGATATTCGAAGCACATGTTCGACCTCTGGGCGTTGAAGGCGGGGGTGGCCAGCCAGATTGCGGGCATGAAATATTTCAACGTCTATGGCCCCGGCGAGGCGCACAAGGACGATATGCGCTCGGTGGTTCACAAGTCCTACTACCAGATCCTCGAGACGGGCGAGGTGAAGCTGTTCAAGTCGCACCGACCCGACTACAAGGATGGAGAGCAGGTGCGCGACTTTGTCTATGTGAAGGATGCCGTGAAGCAAACCCTGTGGTTCGGCGAAAACAGGGATGTGGGCGGTGTGTTCAACTGTGGCACAGGTACCCCGCGCACCTGGGTGGATCTGGTTTCGTCGGTATTCAAGGCCATGGGGCGCGAGCCGAATATCCAGTTCATCGACATGCCGGAGCATCTACAGGGCAAATACCAGTACCACACCCAGGCCGACCTCTCGAAGCTGCGCGCCGCCGGATATGATGCCGGATTCACCGCGCTCGAAGACGGCGTGGCCGATTACGTTCAAAACCATTTGATGAGTGAGGAATGAAGCCTTCAGTCCCTCGCAAGGGTGACATCCATTTGCACGATCGTGCAAATGGATGTCACCCTTGCAGGATTGGGGGATGAGGTTTTTTTGCTTCTGGAACCTTAATTCTTAATTTCCATGGCTGTTAGCATTGCGGAGATGATCCTGCTGGGATTGCTGGTGGACTGGGTGTTCCGCAAGTTGCGGCTACCCGGCCTGCTGGGCATGCTGCTGCTCGGTGTCCTCTTTGGCCCGTATGTGCTCGATCTGCTGGAGCCGGGATTCCTGGCGGCATCCTCCGACCTGCGGATGATCGCGCTGATCATTATCCTACTGCGCGCCGGATTCGAATTGAGCCGCGATGTTCTGAACCGGGTGGGGGTGCAGGCCCTGCTGATGTCGTTTGTTCCCGGTATGCTGGAGGGCGGGACGATCGCCCTGCTTGGCCCGAGGTTTCTGCCGCTGACGCATCTGGAGTCGGCGATGCTCGGTTTCATTGTTGCGGCGGTGTCGCCGGCGGTGGTGGTGCCGATGATGATCCATTTCATCGAACGCCGCATGGGGGCGAAAAAAGGGATTCCAACCATGATTCTCGCGGCGGCTTCGCTGGATGACGTGGTGGCCATCGTCATCTTTTCGGTTTTTCTGGGGTTCTATACGGGATCGTCGGAAAACGTGTTGGTGAAATTTGCAGGGATTCCTCTCTCCATCATTGCGGGGATCGGGGCGGGTTTGCTGATTGGCTGGCTGTTGTTGAGGCTGTTTGAAAAGTTTAATCCGCGCGCCACGAAGCGCACGATGATTGTGATCGGTGTTTCAATCCTGTTGGTTCGCTTCGAGCATCTCCTTGCCGGGGTGGGGCTACCGTTTGCGGCCCTGCTTGCGGTCATGGCAACGGGATTCATTATTTTGGAAAAACGGGAGCATATGGCCCACGAGATCTCCTCCAAGCTGGGGAAGCTTTGGGTGTTTGCTTCGATCATGCTTTTTACGTTGGTGGGGGCGCAGGTGGATGTTTCGCTGGCATGGAGTACGGGCTTGGCGGGGCTGGCCTTGATCGTGTGCGGTTTGATTGCTCGTAGCATGGGGGTGATGCTCTCGCTCATCGGAAGTCCGCTGAATGGGCCTGAACGCTTGTTCGCCGTGGTTTCCTATTGGCCGAAGGCCACGGTTCAGGCGGCGATGGGGGCGGTTCCACTAATGGCCATGAAGAAGGCGGGAATGCAAACCGCTGCCGGGGAGGTCATTCTGGCGGTTTCCGTGCTGAGCATCGTTTTCACCGCGCCTCTCGGGGCTCTCGCCATCAAGTGGGTAGGCGAACGGGCCTTGGCATCCGATCCGGGCGCAGACCGCGCCGCACTCGATGCCGTCTCTGACAGCCGCTGATTAGTAGTAGCCGTAGCCATAGGGCGAGGGAATGCCGAATTCCCGCAGTGGCATCTTGTCGCCAAACAGCAATATCAGCTTGAAGAGCAGACCTAGCACAGCCAAAATTGCCAGTATTCCCCAAAAACTTTTTTCGTGCAGCAGGTTCACGCAGATGTGGGTAATCTTGACTCCTTCATCGTGAATCAGGTGCGTCCAGTTCCGGATTGTTGATACAGTATGCATTTTGTCCTCCTTTCCCATGATGTTGGACATTAATGAGATGTGATTGTTCAGTTTCGGGACGCGATGCGATGCTACGTTTTTGTCGGGAATCCGGGGGCGCGAGTTGGTTGTCCAACGCGCGATATGGTGTTGTTTTCGGAAGGGAACACGGCGCGTTGCCTCAAAAATAAATGACACCGTAGAGGTGCGGATGAGGAGTCGTTTGACTGCATTAATGGGTACCCTCTAATTCGGGGGTTGTCAAGGTGGGGAGGCAGTCGGGGAACCCGGGTTCCCCGACTGCGGCGGACTCGCCGGTTTTCTTCATTTTTTCGATCTTGCGACGTCGGCGCTGGATGCGATTGCCCAGCTCGAAAGGGTCGAGCGTTTCGTATTCGCGTTGCAGAGCAGCCTCCTGTTGTTCGCCAAGGATGCCGCTGACCTTCAGGCGGTCAAAGGGCGTGGCGGGGGCATCGTATTTCTTTTTGTACCGGCTTTTGACGCGAACCTTGCTTTTTAGCTTGAACGAGGGTTTGAAGAAGTTGTTGAGCCGTTCCCAGTCGCGGTAGAGTGCGTTGAGCTCTCTGATCATGGCCGGGTTGTCGAGCCGGTCGTAGCCGAGCAACTCGCGCACGTGCGTCCAGTTCTTTTGTTCGACATGGGCGTTGTCGTTCTTGTGGTACGGTCTGCTGCGTGTAAAACAGACGGGCTGTTTGCGTTGCAGGAAGTAGCGCGTGAGATGGTGGTTGAGGAACTCGCTGCCGTTGTCGCAGTCGAAGCCCAGGATGGCGAAGGGCAGCTTGTTTTCCACGTCGTGGGTTTGGTGCATCACGCCTTCAGCGCCTTTGTTCCAGACCGCGCGGGTTACCGTCCAGGTGCTTATGATGTCCGTATAGGTGATCGACCAGATGAAGTCCCCGCTCATCGATCCGCCACAGTGGGCTACTGTGTCGGCTTCGAGATAGCCGGGCCGGTCGATGTCCTCGGTGGAGGTGCGGATTGGGATCTGATTCTTGAGCAGCGAGCCGGGCTTGGTACCGGTATTGCGCCTTCGCTGGTACTGCGCTTTGAAGGGTTTGAGCACCCGGTCGATGCTTGCCGGGCTGATTCTCAGTAGCTTTTCACGGCATTCGGTCGATAGCGGTTCGTAATGTTTTTCATAGTGCTTCAGCCAATGTGGCATAGCAGGCTTGAGGCGCTTCCCGCACAGTTGTCCAGAACGAAGCCACAGAGTTTTGAGGGTCTTGCGCAATTCAGCAGAGTCGTACTCGCCTTTGCGGCCGCGTTTGCCCCTGGAGGGCGTAAACGAGTCGTTGAGCAGCTTGGTGGCATGCTTGCGATCATAGCCGCATACCGCGCATACTTCATCGAGCAACCGGGTCTTGTAGGCCTTTTCCGCGCGCCTATAGCGGCGTTTTTGTACCGCGATGTATTCCATTCTGGTTTCGCAACTCATCTCTTTCATCCTCCCTGTATACAGGGTGTGATTTTTTGTGAGTCAACGAATCCTTTCCGCCCGCATCCTATCGGATGCTTCGGTGTCATTTAATTTGAGGCAACTCGCACGGATGTTTTTTGCGTCTTATTGGCTTGAAAAGTTCCTTAGTGAATGTAGGTTGTTACGAATCGCACATGTTGTGCGCCAGGTTCGGCCTTGGTGGCGCAATGGTCAGGAAGGAGCGGCACATGGGGTCGCTCGGTTATTTTTATAGTCATAGTGTTTGAGGGGTAGTTTATGAAGCTTTACCACCGTTTTCGTGGAAACCAGGTGCAGACGGCGATTTTGGCCGTTGCTTTGATTGCCGGTGTTGCGTCGGCGCAAGATTACGGCACCTTGGGTATTTCCGATGTCGTGGCCTCCGCCGACCGCATGTTGCAGCGCGGCGATTACCGGGGTGCAATTCCCGCCCTTGAAGAGGTGATCCGCCGAACGGAGTCGCTCGACGATCCGCAGGGCATGGATACCTGCCAGACCTGCCGCTTCCAGCTGGCCCGGTCCCTGTTCCAGTCGGGCGACGTGCCCGCCGGAATGGCCGTGCTCGAAAAGTACCTCGCCAGCCAGCCGCTCAAGAAAGAGCGCATGGCGCTTCGCATGATGGCGCAGGGCTTCTTCGACACGCAGGAATGGCCGAAGATCGAAGAGATCGCCAATCGTCTGCTCGCATTGCCGGACTTGGAGAGGGAAGACCTATACAACGCCAACCTGTTGCTCGGCCAGGCGCTGTTCCGTCAGGAAAAGTGGGCCGAGAGTGTGAAGCCCCTTGGCTATGCCGCCGACTACTCCAAGGAAGAGCGCGTGAAGGCGCTCTGCCAGATCATGGTGGTCCGCGCGCTGGTGGAAGCCGAAAACTGGCGCGAGCTGTTTGGCTGGATTCCGAAGATCTACCGTACCGATTCCAAATACGACATCTCCCTCAACCTGACGCTCATGAAGGCCGGTAAGGCCCGCTTCGAGGACGACGATTTCCTCAACGCCCTGCTGCTATACCGCATGGTGCTGCCGCGTGAAAAATTGATCGATTTCTCTGAAAACAAAGTACGCACCCTGACCCAGAAGCTCGAGGCCGACAAGAAGACCGGCATCAAGGAGGAAGAGGTCAAGGAGCGCGATACCGAGATTGCCGACCTCCGCGAGTCCATGAAGACCCTCAACGATCTCCCGCCCTATGAGGATGAGGTAACCTTCCGCATTGGCCAGATCTATGCCGAGGTGAAGCGCTACTGGGAAGGTTATGTGCTGTTCGACAAGCTCTACCGCCAGGATCGCACCAGTGAAATCGGCGAAGCCTCGATGCTTCAGTCGGTGCTGATTCTCTACGACGTGCAGGAAATCCCGCGTGCCGAAGAACGCATCATCAAGTATCTCGAAGAGCGCCCGGACGGCCAGTATGCACGCACCCTGCTTTCGATGATGGTTCGCGACAACCTCGTGAAGCAAAATTTCGACCGCGTGGTTGAACTCCAGAAATATGTCGAGGGGCTGCCGGCCACCAGCGATCCGGATGAACTCTCCCTTCAGGCCGACCTGCACTACATGCTCGCCTTTGGCTATTTCCAGAAGAAGGACTACAAAACCGCCGGCAGCCAGTTCTCGGTCATCATCAAGGATCATCCCAACAGCACCCATTTCAACGACGCGCGCTACTACCGCGGCATGACCTACATGCTCCAAGCCAACTATGCCGACGCGTTGGCCGATTTCCTCGCCTACCAGGAAAAGAACGAGCACGGCGAACATTTCGCGGCGTCCATGTTCCGCGAAGCCGTCTGTAAGTTCGGCCTGGAACAAATCCAGGAATCCGAAGCCGCCTTCACCCGCTTCATCGACGCCTTCCCGGACGACGTGCTCGTTTCGGAAGCGCACTCCATGCGCGGCGATATCGAGGCCTCCAAGGAAGCCACCAACGAAGATCCCTACACGCTGGACCGCGCATTGGCCGACTACCGCAAGGGCATCGACAAGGCCACCACCGATCTCCAGGCATCCTACCCGGCCTTCAAGGCGGCCGAGGTCTATAAGCTTGAGTTCAAATGGCAGGAAATCATCGACCTGATGAACTACTACATGGATCGTTGGGAAGAAAAGGCCGATGTGGCCGAAGCCACCTTCTGGATCGGGCAGTCCCAGATCGAGCTCGGGCAGGTTTCCGAGGCGGTCGAGGCCTACCTTAACGCAATCGAACGCTTTGGTAACGATCCGACCAAACAGGGGGTCGACAAGATCATCCTGGAGCTCGTCAAAGTGTCCAGCTACCACCTCTCCGACGAAGACCGCGAAGGCCTCGCCATCAAGATCAAGCTCAGGCTTACCAGTATTGATGAGCGCGAGCAGGTGCTGAAATTGCGTCTCCGTATCACCCAGGCCATGCTTCAGGGTGAAGAAGTTGCCGCGGCCCTCGGCGCCGAGCTGCTGGAGTCCAAACTCGAACTCACTCTGGCCTCCCCGGCGGCGCTGGCCCTGATGTGCGATGCCGCAGTGGCCACCGGCAACACGGTTGAGATGGAACGGCTGGGTAGCTATTTCCTCGAAAACTTCGAGGATTCAGAAATGCTGTGGCACGCCTACCGTGCCCAGACCTTCAAGTTCCTGGCTCAGGAAAACTATAAGGATGTCCTTTGGACGATCGACGAGGCGCAGGGCATGTTCGGCGCCGAACCCCACATGGGTTGGGCGCAGATCATCAAGGCTGACACGTTGTTCAAGATGAAGAAATACGACGAAGCCTTCGAAGCCTACAACATGTGCATGGGCGTTGCCGAATGGCGCGGGCCCATCTTTGCTGAAGGCATGTTCGGCATGGGCAGTTGCGCGCTGGCCCAAGAGGACATTGAAAAGGCGCATTCCTTCTTCCAGCGCACCTATCTGCTCTTCAAGGGGTATGCCGACGGCGACTGGGCGGCCAAGGGCTACCTTGCCGCAGCGGACTGCCTGATCAAGCTCGGTCGCGAGGAAGACGCGGTCAACACGCTCAAGGCCATGCTTGAGGACGAATACACGAACACCAACCCGCTTGCGGAAAAAGTTCGCGAACAGCTTAAGAAACTAGGGGTACAATAATGAACAAACCTTTTTTTGCCATGGCGCTCACAGCGCTCATTGCCGCCACGGTTTCCGTAGATGCGGCACAGCTCAAATGCAAGCTGGTCATGCCCGGCGACAAATCGTGGGACGGCGCGATCGTTGGTCGCGACGGAGACTGGATCGAATTTTCCACAGGGGCCGGCAAACGTCCGATCCGCGTCGGTGCTTCGACCATCAAGGAGCTCGAGTTCGATGTGAATATCGACCAGGACAAGCTCAACGAAATGAACCGCAACCGCGAATACGAGCGGGTTATTTCGGCGCTTGACCGCATTATGGCCCCGTACGCGGAATTCAGCGACATCCCGTCGAACCTGTCTCAATACAATGCGTTGCTGATGGAGCTGCACTACAAGGTCAAAGACTACGACAAAACGCTGGACTTCGCCGGAAAGCTGGCCGGAGACGACCGCGATCCCGAGCTGCAGGAGCAGGCACGCTTCTACCAGGCGCTGGCCTACATCGATGCGGGCCGTGCCGATGAAGCCCAGGCGTTGATGGCCAAGTATGGCTGGGACCAGAACGTGGGCGAAGACGCTCCGCCCGAAAAACTCTATATCATGGCGAAGCTGATGGCCCTGAAAAAGGATTATGCCTCGGCCATGGAGCTGGTGGCGAAGATTATTGCCTTCAACAGCCAGGATCCCGAGTGGATGCAGCCGGCTGAACTGTTTTGCGCGGAAATCTACACTGAACTCGGCATGTTTGATTCGGCCGAAGAGGTGATCC from Pontiella desulfatans includes these protein-coding regions:
- the rfaE2 gene encoding D-glycero-beta-D-manno-heptose 1-phosphate adenylyltransferase, with amino-acid sequence MRNLEDKILTKAEMLAERARLKEQGTVVSFTNGCFDILHPGHVTYLQFARQQGDVLVLGMNSDASVKRNKGDDRPIVCEEDRASVVAALECIDYVVLFDEDEPRELIAELLPDVLVKGEDWAHYVSGREEVEAAGGKVVLAKMVEGRSTTNVIGRILEVYGKEANQQG
- a CDS encoding nucleotidyltransferase family protein — translated: MIAREQVLDSLRSFKEEAGVRFGIESLGIFGSVARGLVADDSDVDVVVKLATPNLFTLSRLRIELEDRIGQHVDLVSYRSRMNSFLKERIDQEACYV
- a CDS encoding HepT-like ribonuclease domain-containing protein is translated as MSDPKLVLEILAQIEGAALRVERRFSKVDSADVFLDSEEGLERLDAICMQLIAIGESLKNLDKVTGRELLPMYPEVEWKGAMGIRDIITHHYFDLDAEAVFDACESDIPVLVKTIQRMRKDLEE
- the rfaD gene encoding ADP-glyceromanno-heptose 6-epimerase, which encodes MAIKYIVTGGAGFIGSNIVKELNARGEDDILIVDSLGIGEKWKNLVGLKYEDYLDKGDLFTVLADGLLADVEAVYHLGACSATTEKDADYLAENNYGYTRALCEECLAHGVRFVYASSAATYGDGNLGYSDADEETPKYKPLNMYGYSKHMFDLWALKAGVASQIAGMKYFNVYGPGEAHKDDMRSVVHKSYYQILETGEVKLFKSHRPDYKDGEQVRDFVYVKDAVKQTLWFGENRDVGGVFNCGTGTPRTWVDLVSSVFKAMGREPNIQFIDMPEHLQGKYQYHTQADLSKLRAAGYDAGFTALEDGVADYVQNHLMSEE
- a CDS encoding cation:proton antiporter domain-containing protein, whose translation is MAVSIAEMILLGLLVDWVFRKLRLPGLLGMLLLGVLFGPYVLDLLEPGFLAASSDLRMIALIIILLRAGFELSRDVLNRVGVQALLMSFVPGMLEGGTIALLGPRFLPLTHLESAMLGFIVAAVSPAVVVPMMIHFIERRMGAKKGIPTMILAAASLDDVVAIVIFSVFLGFYTGSSENVLVKFAGIPLSIIAGIGAGLLIGWLLLRLFEKFNPRATKRTMIVIGVSILLVRFEHLLAGVGLPFAALLAVMATGFIILEKREHMAHEISSKLGKLWVFASIMLFTLVGAQVDVSLAWSTGLAGLALIVCGLIARSMGVMLSLIGSPLNGPERLFAVVSYWPKATVQAAMGAVPLMAMKKAGMQTAAGEVILAVSVLSIVFTAPLGALAIKWVGERALASDPGADRAALDAVSDSR
- a CDS encoding DDE-type integrase/transposase/recombinase, with product MSCETRMEYIAVQKRRYRRAEKAYKTRLLDEVCAVCGYDRKHATKLLNDSFTPSRGKRGRKGEYDSAELRKTLKTLWLRSGQLCGKRLKPAMPHWLKHYEKHYEPLSTECREKLLRISPASIDRVLKPFKAQYQRRRNTGTKPGSLLKNQIPIRTSTEDIDRPGYLEADTVAHCGGSMSGDFIWSITYTDIISTWTVTRAVWNKGAEGVMHQTHDVENKLPFAILGFDCDNGSEFLNHHLTRYFLQRKQPVCFTRSRPYHKNDNAHVEQKNWTHVRELLGYDRLDNPAMIRELNALYRDWERLNNFFKPSFKLKSKVRVKSRYKKKYDAPATPFDRLKVSGILGEQQEAALQREYETLDPFELGNRIQRRRRKIEKMKKTGESAAVGEPGFPDCLPTLTTPELEGTH
- a CDS encoding tetratricopeptide repeat protein, translated to MKLYHRFRGNQVQTAILAVALIAGVASAQDYGTLGISDVVASADRMLQRGDYRGAIPALEEVIRRTESLDDPQGMDTCQTCRFQLARSLFQSGDVPAGMAVLEKYLASQPLKKERMALRMMAQGFFDTQEWPKIEEIANRLLALPDLEREDLYNANLLLGQALFRQEKWAESVKPLGYAADYSKEERVKALCQIMVVRALVEAENWRELFGWIPKIYRTDSKYDISLNLTLMKAGKARFEDDDFLNALLLYRMVLPREKLIDFSENKVRTLTQKLEADKKTGIKEEEVKERDTEIADLRESMKTLNDLPPYEDEVTFRIGQIYAEVKRYWEGYVLFDKLYRQDRTSEIGEASMLQSVLILYDVQEIPRAEERIIKYLEERPDGQYARTLLSMMVRDNLVKQNFDRVVELQKYVEGLPATSDPDELSLQADLHYMLAFGYFQKKDYKTAGSQFSVIIKDHPNSTHFNDARYYRGMTYMLQANYADALADFLAYQEKNEHGEHFAASMFREAVCKFGLEQIQESEAAFTRFIDAFPDDVLVSEAHSMRGDIEASKEATNEDPYTLDRALADYRKGIDKATTDLQASYPAFKAAEVYKLEFKWQEIIDLMNYYMDRWEEKADVAEATFWIGQSQIELGQVSEAVEAYLNAIERFGNDPTKQGVDKIILELVKVSSYHLSDEDREGLAIKIKLRLTSIDEREQVLKLRLRITQAMLQGEEVAAALGAELLESKLELTLASPAALALMCDAAVATGNTVEMERLGSYFLENFEDSEMLWHAYRAQTFKFLAQENYKDVLWTIDEAQGMFGAEPHMGWAQIIKADTLFKMKKYDEAFEAYNMCMGVAEWRGPIFAEGMFGMGSCALAQEDIEKAHSFFQRTYLLFKGYADGDWAAKGYLAAADCLIKLGREEDAVNTLKAMLEDEYTNTNPLAEKVREQLKKLGVQ
- a CDS encoding tetratricopeptide repeat protein, encoding MNKPFFAMALTALIAATVSVDAAQLKCKLVMPGDKSWDGAIVGRDGDWIEFSTGAGKRPIRVGASTIKELEFDVNIDQDKLNEMNRNREYERVISALDRIMAPYAEFSDIPSNLSQYNALLMELHYKVKDYDKTLDFAGKLAGDDRDPELQEQARFYQALAYIDAGRADEAQALMAKYGWDQNVGEDAPPEKLYIMAKLMALKKDYASAMELVAKIIAFNSQDPEWMQPAELFCAEIYTELGMFDSAEEVIRQISLLYKNTNEDDQAQKLKIQIEKLRAEKELQDSLETTEEA